A portion of the Trichomycterus rosablanca isolate fTriRos1 chromosome 17, fTriRos1.hap1, whole genome shotgun sequence genome contains these proteins:
- the plvapb gene encoding plasmalemma vesicle associated protein b isoform X2 has product MYNSSYKKPKFTLEAKNIQKSKGKSCGYYLRIIFFFSSLIQTLIIVSLVLFLVYGQPEKTAEEKRVEELEQGFNKLSGDNAKLRKEKADLTISHKAMTALKDACEKKVTKLSTELNTTKDNNTKTVHALALCNASKPPIVRNVIPSNPCPAVSTSNTQLKTLQTLLDQQRSLCNILQTNFSLTVQSLKLDLDNAIKDKNTQEMALIKLNQEKEDLTAELQLYTKKCKEEFVTSLQGIQEVTTAFLNRIDNLFSDTFIFHLTCSKQQEQMQKVHANCTNLSQQVENKFQHYLNSVGDRVSTLQARSSRLEIQNRRQTSEMQKCTQGRTEEVEQCTKLLKEAQQVQDRLVEPLLKTQKQLMQDKQMLQATCIQRPPVPKPSGPVMYGQQSRPGMSQPGAHTALQNTLGNNQSPKSPVSKPSGLDIPVMYGQQSKPGMSPPGAHTAVQNTSGSNQSPKVR; this is encoded by the exons ATGTACAACAGCAGCTACAAAAAGCCCAAGTTTACGCTGGAGGCGAAGAACATTCAAAAGTCTAAAGGGAAAAGTTGTGGCTATTACCTGCGGATCATCTTTTTCTTCTCTTCGCTGATACAGACTCTGATCATAGTAAGCCTGGTATTGTTTTTGGTGTATGGACAGCCTGAAAAGACAGCAGAGGAGAAGAGGGTGGAGGAGCTGGAGCAGGGTTTTAACAAGCTCTCCGGAGACAACGCCAAGCTTAGGAAGGAGAAAGCCGACCTCACCATCTCACACAAGGCTATGACAGCGTTGAAGGATGCTTGTGAAAAAAAAGTGACCAAACTCAGCACGGAGCTGAACACCACTAAAGATAATAACACGAAAACTGTGCATGCACTA GCTCTTTGTAATGCAAGTAAGCCACCAATAGTTCGCAATGTCATTCCTTCAAATCCCTGCCCTGCAGTCAGCACTTCAAATA caCAATTAAAGACCCTACAAACTCTTTTGGACCAGCAACGATCCCTGTGCAACATTTTACAGACCAATTTCAGCCTTACAGTCCAGAGCCTCAAGCTTGACTTGGACAATGCcataaaagacaaaaacacacaagagATGGCACTAATTAAACTAAATCAAGAGAAGGAAGACCTGACCGCCGAGCTCCAACTCTACACCAAGAAGTGCAAGGAAGAATTTGTGACGTCTCTGCAAGGCATCCAGGAGGTCACAACTGCCTTCCTGAACAGAATCGACAACCTCTTCTCTGACACCTTCATCTTCCACCTGACCTGTTCCAAGCAGCAAGAGCAGATGCAGAAGGTCCACGCAAACTGCACAAACCTTTCCCAGCAAGTGGAAAACAAGTTCCAGCATTACCTGAACTCGGTCGGGGACAGAGTCTCGACGCTGCAGGCCCGGAGCAGCAGGCTGGAAATCCAGAACAGACGTCAGACCTCTGAAATGCAGAAGTGCACTCAGGGTCGCACTGAAGAAGTCGAGCAGTGCACGAAGTTGCTCAAAGAGGCCCAGCAGGTGCAGGACAGGCTAGTGGAGCCACTGCTGAAGACCCAGAAGCAACTAATGCAGGATAAGCAAATGCTACAAGCTACGTGTATACAAAGG CCCCCAGTGCCCAAACCATCTGGACCTGTAATGTATGGACAACAGAGCAGGCCAGGCATGAGTCAACCAGGAGCACACACTGCTCTACAAAACACACTGGGCAACAATCAGTCACCAAAg TCCCCAGTGTCCAAACCATCCGGACTGGACATTCCTGTAATGTACGGACAGCAGAGCAAGCCAGGCATGAGTCCACCAGGAGCACACACTGCTGTACAAAACACGTCAGGCAGCAATCAGTCACCAAAG GTGAGGTGA
- the plvapb gene encoding plasmalemma vesicle associated protein b isoform X1, giving the protein MYNSSYKKPKFTLEAKNIQKSKGKSCGYYLRIIFFFSSLIQTLIIVSLVLFLVYGQPEKTAEEKRVEELEQGFNKLSGDNAKLRKEKADLTISHKAMTALKDACEKKVTKLSTELNTTKDNNTKTVHALALCNASKPPIVRNVIPSNPCPAVSTSNTQLKTLQTLLDQQRSLCNILQTNFSLTVQSLKLDLDNAIKDKNTQEMALIKLNQEKEDLTAELQLYTKKCKEEFVTSLQGIQEVTTAFLNRIDNLFSDTFIFHLTCSKQQEQMQKVHANCTNLSQQVENKFQHYLNSVGDRVSTLQARSSRLEIQNRRQTSEMQKCTQGRTEEVEQCTKLLKEAQQVQDRLVEPLLKTQKQLMQDKQMLQATCIQRPPVPKPSGPVMYGQQSRPGMSQPGAHTALQNTLGNNQSPKSPVPKPSGLDIPVLYGQQSRPGMSPPGAHTPVQNTPGSNQSPKSPVSKPSGLDIPVMYGQQSKPGMSPPGAHTAVQNTSGSNQSPKVR; this is encoded by the exons ATGTACAACAGCAGCTACAAAAAGCCCAAGTTTACGCTGGAGGCGAAGAACATTCAAAAGTCTAAAGGGAAAAGTTGTGGCTATTACCTGCGGATCATCTTTTTCTTCTCTTCGCTGATACAGACTCTGATCATAGTAAGCCTGGTATTGTTTTTGGTGTATGGACAGCCTGAAAAGACAGCAGAGGAGAAGAGGGTGGAGGAGCTGGAGCAGGGTTTTAACAAGCTCTCCGGAGACAACGCCAAGCTTAGGAAGGAGAAAGCCGACCTCACCATCTCACACAAGGCTATGACAGCGTTGAAGGATGCTTGTGAAAAAAAAGTGACCAAACTCAGCACGGAGCTGAACACCACTAAAGATAATAACACGAAAACTGTGCATGCACTA GCTCTTTGTAATGCAAGTAAGCCACCAATAGTTCGCAATGTCATTCCTTCAAATCCCTGCCCTGCAGTCAGCACTTCAAATA caCAATTAAAGACCCTACAAACTCTTTTGGACCAGCAACGATCCCTGTGCAACATTTTACAGACCAATTTCAGCCTTACAGTCCAGAGCCTCAAGCTTGACTTGGACAATGCcataaaagacaaaaacacacaagagATGGCACTAATTAAACTAAATCAAGAGAAGGAAGACCTGACCGCCGAGCTCCAACTCTACACCAAGAAGTGCAAGGAAGAATTTGTGACGTCTCTGCAAGGCATCCAGGAGGTCACAACTGCCTTCCTGAACAGAATCGACAACCTCTTCTCTGACACCTTCATCTTCCACCTGACCTGTTCCAAGCAGCAAGAGCAGATGCAGAAGGTCCACGCAAACTGCACAAACCTTTCCCAGCAAGTGGAAAACAAGTTCCAGCATTACCTGAACTCGGTCGGGGACAGAGTCTCGACGCTGCAGGCCCGGAGCAGCAGGCTGGAAATCCAGAACAGACGTCAGACCTCTGAAATGCAGAAGTGCACTCAGGGTCGCACTGAAGAAGTCGAGCAGTGCACGAAGTTGCTCAAAGAGGCCCAGCAGGTGCAGGACAGGCTAGTGGAGCCACTGCTGAAGACCCAGAAGCAACTAATGCAGGATAAGCAAATGCTACAAGCTACGTGTATACAAAGG CCCCCAGTGCCCAAACCATCTGGACCTGTAATGTATGGACAACAGAGCAGGCCAGGCATGAGTCAACCAGGAGCACACACTGCTCTACAAAACACACTGGGCAACAATCAGTCACCAAAg TCCCCAGTGCCCAAACCATCCGGACTGGACATTCCTGTACTATACGGACAGCAGAGCAGGCCGGGCATGAGTCCACCTGGAGCACACACTCCTGTACAAAACACGCCAGGCAGCAATCAGTCACCAAAG TCCCCAGTGTCCAAACCATCCGGACTGGACATTCCTGTAATGTACGGACAGCAGAGCAAGCCAGGCATGAGTCCACCAGGAGCACACACTGCTGTACAAAACACGTCAGGCAGCAATCAGTCACCAAAG GTGAGGTGA